From one Bos javanicus breed banteng chromosome 15, ARS-OSU_banteng_1.0, whole genome shotgun sequence genomic stretch:
- the LOC133261351 gene encoding olfactory receptor 51L1, with translation MVVWNNSDTMEPVFILRGFPGLEYVHSHLSIPFCLAYLLAFIGNATVLSVIWTESSLHQPMYYFLSMLALTDLGMSLSTLPTMLAVLCLDVREIQASACYAQLFFIHTFTFLESSVLLAMAFDRFVAICHPLHYTTILTNSVIGKVGLACLLRSMGVVLPTPLLLRHYHYCHASALSHAFCLHQDVLKLSCSGARISSVYGLSVVIATLGVDSVFILLSYVLILKAVLGIASHEEQLKALNTCVSHMCVVLIFFVPVIGVSMVHRFGKHLSPVIHILMADIYLLLPPVLNPVVYSIRTKQIRLGILCKFGIRRRF, from the coding sequence ATGGTGGTCTGGAATAACAGTGATACTATGGAACCTGTATTTATTCTGAGGGGTTTTCCTGGACTGGAGTATGTTCATTCACATCTCTCCATCCCATTCTGCCTcgcatatttgttagcatttattGGTAATGCTACCGTCCTCTCTGTTATTTGGACAGAGTCCTCACTCCACCAGCCCATGTATTACTTTCTCTCTATGTTGGCACTAACTGACCTAGGTATGTCCTTGTCCACACTGCCCACCATGCTTGCTGTATTGTGTTTGGATGTTCGGGAGATCCAGGCAAGTGCTTGCTATGCCCAGCTCTTCTTCATCCACACATTCACATTCCTGGAGTCCTCAGTGCTGCTGGCCATGGCCTTCGACCGCTTTGTTGCTATTTGCCATCCACTGCACTACACCACCatcctcaccaacagtgtaataggCAAGGTTGGTTTGGCCTGCTTGCTGAGAAGCATGGGAGTTGTACTACCCACACCTTTGCTGCTGAGACACTATCACTACTGCCATGCCAGTGCCCTCTCCCATGCCTTCTGTTTGCACCAGGATGTTCTGAAGTTATCCTGTTCAGGTGCCAGGATCAGCAGTGTTTATGGACTGAGTGTAGTTATTGCCACACTGGGCGTGGATTCTGTCTTTATACTTCTTTCTTATGTCCTGATTCTGAAGGCTGTGCTGGGCATCGCCTCTCATGAGGAGCAGCTAAAGGCACTCAACACATGTGTGTCTCATATGTGTGTGGTGCTCATCTTCTTTGTGCCAGTTATTGGGGTATCAATGGTCCATCGCTTTGGGAAGCACTTGTCTCCCGTAATCCACATCCTTATGGCGGACATATACCTGCTTCTTCCCCCAGTGCTTAACCCTGTTGTCTACAGCATCAGGACAAAGCAGATTCGTCTAGGAATTCTCTGCAAGTTTGGGATAAGGAGGAGGTTTTAA